CCGGCATGCTCCGGCAACACCTCGACGTAGACGTATCGATGCTCGGCGAGCTCCCACACCGCTTCGACATCGTTGGGAATGAAGGCCGGTGGCGCGCCGAGCAGGCCCTCGTACCACGACACCGCGGCGCGGTAGTCGCTCACCGGAATCCCCGCAAACAAATCAACTGCCATCCAGACACCTTAGTCATGGATGAGCCCAAGGTCGGCGAACATCCGCCGG
The nucleotide sequence above comes from Fodinicola acaciae. Encoded proteins:
- a CDS encoding VOC family protein, whose product is MAVDLFAGIPVSDYRAAVSWYEGLLGAPPAFIPNDVEAVWELAEHRYVYVEVLPEHAGHANNTVFVDDFDARLAAMAERGHRPAETETYDNGVRKAIFVDPDGNRLGFGGAPAG